One part of the Aquificaceae bacterium genome encodes these proteins:
- the rsmH gene encoding 16S rRNA (cytosine(1402)-N(4))-methyltransferase RsmH: MHVPVLLEESTDFLLGNGGRLYVDCTLGLGGHARRILEKNPQAFLIGIDRDPHALELAEENLRGFEGRFSLYHANFSDLDEVLRMEGLSQVDGFLFDLGVSMFQLKSPRGFSFQRDEPLDMRMNPEDRLTAHYVVNLYPEKELERIFREYGEEPYARRVARAIVLARSKKPIETTGELVKVVTSVLPYRGGRIHPATRVFQAIRMEVNQELKSLETALYKTLEFLRSGGRLVVISFHSLEDRLVKNFIKDHLKPLTKKPIRPTMEEVRINPASRSAKLRAGEKP, encoded by the coding sequence ATGCATGTTCCCGTTCTTCTTGAGGAGTCTACAGACTTTCTTCTTGGCAACGGTGGAAGGCTATATGTGGACTGCACCCTGGGTCTCGGGGGGCATGCGAGGAGGATACTGGAGAAAAATCCACAGGCTTTTCTCATAGGTATAGACAGAGACCCTCATGCCCTTGAGCTTGCAGAGGAGAACCTGAGGGGTTTTGAAGGCAGGTTCAGCCTTTATCACGCCAACTTTTCAGACCTTGATGAGGTCTTGAGGATGGAGGGGCTCTCACAGGTGGACGGTTTCCTCTTTGACCTTGGTGTTTCCATGTTCCAGCTTAAAAGCCCCAGGGGATTTTCCTTTCAGAGAGATGAGCCTCTGGATATGAGGATGAACCCAGAGGACAGGCTTACTGCTCACTATGTGGTGAACCTTTATCCAGAGAAAGAGCTGGAGAGAATTTTTAGAGAATACGGAGAAGAGCCATACGCAAGAAGAGTTGCAAGGGCAATAGTTCTCGCAAGGTCAAAAAAGCCTATAGAAACCACTGGCGAGCTTGTAAAGGTGGTGACCTCGGTCCTGCCCTATAGAGGCGGGAGGATACATCCAGCCACAAGGGTCTTTCAGGCTATAAGGATGGAGGTAAATCAGGAGCTTAAAAGTCTTGAGACTGCCCTTTATAAAACTCTTGAATTTCTGAGGTCTGGTGGAAGGCTCGTGGTCATATCCTTCCATTCCCTTGAAGACAGGCTTGTAAAGAACTTTATAAAAGACCACCTTAAACCCTTGACAAAAAAACCGATAAGGCCTACTATGGAAGAGGTAAGGATAAACCCGGCGAGCAGAAGTGCAAAACTGAGAGCGGGGGAAAAGCCATGA
- a CDS encoding ribonuclease HII produces MTYHERPYWERGLLVAGVDEAGRGPLAGPLVACAVILPPFSEPLVDRDSKAMNPGEREEAYELIKSKALAIGTAVVDSTLIDRMGILRANQLAFKRALADLKHKFHVVISDYLPVEGYECIALVKGDEKSLSCACASVVAKVLRDRIMEHYHKLFPQYNFAKHKGYATKEHIKAISVYRESPIHRRSFSPIRQMSLFED; encoded by the coding sequence ATGACATATCACGAAAGGCCCTACTGGGAAAGGGGCCTGCTGGTGGCCGGCGTAGATGAAGCTGGGAGAGGACCCCTTGCCGGACCTCTCGTAGCCTGTGCAGTGATACTTCCACCCTTTAGCGAGCCCCTTGTAGACAGGGACTCAAAGGCTATGAATCCTGGGGAAAGGGAGGAAGCTTATGAACTCATTAAATCAAAGGCCCTCGCCATAGGCACTGCGGTGGTGGATTCCACTCTCATAGACAGGATGGGAATTCTCAGGGCAAATCAGCTTGCCTTTAAAAGAGCTCTGGCAGACCTGAAACACAAATTTCATGTAGTCATAAGCGACTACCTGCCAGTGGAGGGCTATGAGTGTATAGCCCTGGTAAAGGGTGATGAGAAAAGCCTGAGCTGTGCCTGTGCCAGCGTTGTGGCAAAGGTTCTCAGAGACAGGATAATGGAGCACTATCATAAGCTTTTCCCCCAGTATAACTTTGCAAAACACAAGGGGTATGCCACAAAGGAGCATATAAAGGCTATAAGTGTATACAGGGAAAGTCCTATACACAGAAGGAGCTTCTCTCCCATAAGGCAGATGAGTCTCTTTGAAGATTGA
- the tyrS gene encoding tyrosine--tRNA ligase produces MLSPEEQLRLIKQGTVEIIEEEELLKKLREGRPLRVKAGFDPTAPDLHLGHTVLLQKMRQFQQLGHEVYFVIGDFTAMIGDPTGRSETRPPLSREEVLENAKTYEHQVFKVLIPEKTSIVFNSSWLSNLGTEGIIRLAGQYTVARMLERDDFSKRFREGNPIYIHEFLYPLLQGYDSVFLKADVELGGTDQKFNLLVGRDLQRAYGQEPQVCITLPLLVGLDGVRKMSKSYRNYVGITEEPEQIFGKLMSISDQLMWDYYLLLTDYTQEQVEELKKSLHPMEAKKKLAYYIVSRYHSEESADRALEFFEKTFSHREFPEDAPLIKVPAGYRQKAYELLFELGIEPSKNSARRLIEGGGLKLDGQKIEDPNQEIEVSRELKLQAGKKRFYRIIPEQKT; encoded by the coding sequence ATGCTCAGCCCAGAAGAACAGCTCAGGCTCATAAAGCAGGGAACCGTTGAGATAATTGAGGAAGAAGAACTCCTTAAGAAACTCAGAGAGGGCAGACCACTCCGCGTGAAGGCAGGCTTTGACCCCACAGCACCTGACCTGCATCTTGGGCACACGGTTCTTCTTCAGAAGATGCGTCAGTTTCAGCAGCTCGGGCACGAGGTCTATTTTGTCATTGGGGATTTCACCGCCATGATAGGAGACCCCACGGGCAGAAGCGAGACAAGGCCACCCCTGAGCAGGGAAGAGGTGCTTGAAAACGCAAAAACCTACGAGCATCAGGTCTTTAAGGTGCTCATACCAGAAAAAACCAGCATAGTCTTCAACAGCTCGTGGCTCTCAAACCTCGGAACAGAGGGCATAATAAGGCTTGCAGGTCAGTATACTGTGGCAAGGATGTTAGAAAGGGATGACTTTTCAAAAAGGTTCAGGGAGGGAAATCCCATATACATTCATGAATTCCTCTATCCCCTGCTGCAGGGCTACGATTCTGTCTTTTTAAAAGCGGATGTGGAGCTGGGTGGGACAGACCAGAAGTTCAACCTGCTTGTGGGCAGAGACCTTCAGAGAGCCTACGGTCAGGAGCCTCAGGTGTGTATCACGCTTCCCCTCCTTGTGGGACTGGATGGTGTGAGAAAGATGTCCAAGTCTTACCGCAACTATGTGGGCATAACAGAAGAGCCTGAGCAGATATTTGGAAAGCTCATGTCCATCTCCGACCAGCTCATGTGGGATTACTACCTTCTCCTTACAGATTACACACAGGAACAGGTAGAGGAGCTTAAAAAGAGCCTGCATCCCATGGAAGCCAAGAAAAAGCTTGCCTACTACATAGTTTCCCGCTATCACTCAGAGGAGTCCGCAGACAGGGCTCTTGAGTTCTTTGAGAAGACCTTCTCCCATAGGGAGTTTCCAGAAGATGCACCCCTTATAAAGGTTCCTGCGGGCTACCGCCAGAAGGCTTATGAACTTCTCTTTGAGCTGGGTATTGAGCCTTCAAAGAACTCTGCAAGAAGGCTTATAGAAGGTGGTGGGTTAAAGCTTGACGGACAGAAGATAGAAGACCCAAACCAGGAGATTGAGGTATCCAGAGAGCTAAAGCTTCAGGCTGGCAAGAAAAGGTTTTACAGAATTATTCCTGAACAGAAGACCTGA